The proteins below come from a single Leptospiraceae bacterium genomic window:
- a CDS encoding MBL fold metallo-hydrolase → MQSNSIQTIDCHYYTNEFAASYLVQEGEEALFVDNNTNSAIPYLLNALSDKGISKNKVKYLIITHIHLDHAGATSRLILEFPNATVLAHPKAAPHLINPKRINESASMVYGKENFIKMYGEILEIPSERIRIMNDGEILKFGSRELTFIYTRGHANHHFVILDSKTNSIFTGDSFGISYPFLKEGSYPFLFPSTTPTDFHSEEAKLSIEKIFNSGADNAYLTHYDIWTDMKSGRDQMLFGIDRMEFIYKELIQSNQSIEELQIYCEGKIMEFYEEEFSKRNIPLSKLKLLKPDAQINAQGLVFAANRAKKKG, encoded by the coding sequence CGACTGTCATTATTATACAAATGAATTTGCAGCATCTTACTTGGTGCAAGAAGGAGAAGAAGCACTCTTTGTGGATAATAACACTAATTCTGCAATTCCTTATTTACTTAATGCGTTATCCGATAAAGGTATATCAAAAAATAAAGTAAAGTATCTAATCATTACACATATTCATTTAGATCATGCCGGGGCTACATCTCGTTTGATTTTGGAGTTTCCAAACGCTACCGTATTGGCTCACCCGAAGGCGGCTCCTCATTTAATTAATCCAAAACGAATCAATGAAAGTGCAAGTATGGTATACGGCAAAGAGAATTTCATAAAAATGTACGGCGAAATATTAGAAATTCCGAGTGAAAGAATTCGTATTATGAATGACGGCGAAATTTTAAAATTTGGATCGAGAGAACTTACATTTATTTACACCAGAGGTCACGCCAACCACCATTTTGTTATTCTCGATTCAAAAACAAATTCAATATTTACAGGAGATTCATTCGGAATTAGTTATCCTTTTTTAAAAGAAGGATCTTATCCTTTTTTATTTCCATCTACAACTCCTACTGATTTTCATTCAGAAGAAGCTAAACTTAGCATAGAAAAAATTTTTAATTCAGGAGCAGATAATGCATATTTAACTCATTATGATATTTGGACAGATATGAAATCAGGTAGGGATCAAATGCTTTTTGGTATTGATAGAATGGAATTTATATATAAGGAATTAATTCAATCCAATCAATCAATAGAAGAATTGCAGATTTATTGTGAAGGAAAGATAATGGAATTTTATGAGGAAGAGTTTTCTAAAAGAAATATTCCCCTCTCTAAGTTAAAATTACTAAAACCAGATGCCCAAATTAACGCTCAGGGACTTGTATTTGCCGCTAATCGAGCAAAGAAAAAAGGTTAA